Proteins from one Syntrophorhabdales bacterium genomic window:
- a CDS encoding HigA family addiction module antitoxin: MAMANTERRTIRPTHPGEMLREDFMVDYGLTVVGLAKALGISRQTVNELLREKRSLTPAMALKLSKLFGNSPEFWLNAQRAVDLWEANRRYRDELRRIKPIPPQHAA; this comes from the coding sequence ATGGCAATGGCAAATACAGAAAGGCGTACAATCAGACCAACCCATCCTGGAGAGATGCTGAGGGAGGACTTCATGGTCGACTATGGGCTGACGGTGGTGGGCCTTGCCAAAGCTTTGGGTATATCCCGGCAGACCGTGAACGAGCTTCTTCGAGAGAAGCGCTCATTAACACCGGCAATGGCCTTGAAGCTATCAAAGCTATTCGGCAACAGCCCCGAATTCTGGCTTAACGCACAGAGAGCTGTTGACCTCTGGGAGGCAAATCGCCGGTATCGGGACGAGCTAAGACGAATAAAACCTATCCCGCCGCAACACGCGGCTTGA